A single window of Larimichthys crocea isolate SSNF chromosome XII, L_crocea_2.0, whole genome shotgun sequence DNA harbors:
- the rasd2a gene encoding GTP-binding protein Rhes yields MEMNTTEKLYLPVDGIFEMFNSVTGQSRITHPGIQSTALTPVPQHPKVSNISKTGMGVIKTVKGSWRQHEKRASRSSSSGNRQVSTERLPKRSVDLLELGLAKPRNCHRIVVLGAPKVGKTNILQRFLGKEYEENYEPTTEDFHRKLFHIGGAAYQVDVLDAAGERNFPAKRRLSILTGDTFLLVFSLDDRESFDEVTELLNEIKAAKAKLLKLKHPARVPVVICGNKVDLEAPRAVKRSDVTDILGEDVAFFETSAKDGTGLEDAFKALASLGGLPDETSPSRHQLISILTYQSLCIGQRGRRGSRTRGVGAPCAAMDPLARRPSFTSDLRLVLRSSTKQNKPERCHIQ; encoded by the exons ATGGAGATGAACACAACTGAGAAGTTATACCTTCCCGTTGATGGCATCTTCGAAATGTTCAACTCTGTCACAGGGCAGTCACGCATTACGCACCCAGGTATCCAGAGCACAGCCCTCACCCCAGTACCCCAGCACCCTAAAGTCTCAAACATATCGAAGACAGGGATGGGCGTCATCAAGACGGTCAAAGGGAGCTGGAGACAACATGAGAAGAGAGCAAGTAGATCCTCGAGTTCTGGCAATCGGCAGGTTTCTACTGAAAGACTCCCAAAGAGGTCCGTGGATCTGCTGGAGCTGGGTTTGGCCAAGCCCAGGAACTGTCACAGAATAGTTGTGCTTGGGGCACCTAAAGTAGGCAAAACCAACATCCTCCAGAGGTTCTTGGGTAAAGAATATGAAGAGAACTATGAACCCACAACCGAGGACTTTCACAGAAAACTGTTCCATATAGGAGGGGCGGCATACCAGGTTGATGTCCTGGACGCAGCAGGTGAAAGGAACTTCCCTGCAAAACGGAGGTTATCCATACTGACAG gtgACACCTTTCTGCTGGTGTTCAGTTTGGATGACAGAGAGTCTTTCGATGAAGTCACTGAGCTGCTCAACGAGATCAAAGCTGCAAAGGCAAAGTTACTGAAATTAAAACATCCCGCGAGAGTACCTGTAGTCATCTGCGGGAATAAAGTGGACTTGGAAGCGCCCAGAGCCGTGAAACGATCAGATGTGACAGACATCCTCGGTGAGGATGTCGCATTCTTTGAAACCTCGGCTAAAGACGGTACCGGACTGGAGGATGCGTTCAAGGCTCTTGCCTCTTTAGGCGGACTGCCAGATGAGACGAGTCCGTCACGGCATCAGCTCATATCAATCCTCACCTACCAGTCTCTGTGCATCGGTCAGAGGGGTAGGAGAGGGAGCCGGACGCGGGGAGTCGGTGCGCCATGTGCCGCTATGGACCCTTTGGCGCGCCGTCCGAGCTTCACCAGCGACCTGCGGCTGGTGCTGAGATCAagcaccaaacaaaacaaacctgagAGGTGTCATATTCAATGA